ATTAAGTTTATTAACTCAGTCTTTTTAAAAGTTTTTAATGCTTAAGAACCTATCAATATTATTTCAGGATTCGTACACTAGCTGCTTTTGGATTTATGTTCCAAAAGGCGAAAAAGTTCTCTGGATGGTTTGTGAACTTTTCGGAAAATTTTTCTGATAGCTTCCAGGTACAGCCATTGACTGTTTTCGGGTGAAAGCTAGGATATGATGCTCTGATTTTTGAATGCAGCCCAGCCAACACAGATCCTTTGAGGTCTATCTAAGAAGGTTCAGCGCTTTTTTGTAAATATGTCCCTTAACTATAAGTTTATCTATTTTATTATTTATATCTTGTTATTCAAATAATCAGCATGATATATTTATAAAGCACTAAAGTTCATGAGGAAAAACTTATGTAACAGATATATTAATTGTAATAATATCAGCGACGTAAGCATGTTCACAGTAATGACAGAGCTCTGTCATCTGGATCTGCCAATACACAGGTAAGTGATGTAATACCGCTGGCTGAACTGAAAAGCTTAAGAAAACTGTTTTTAAAAGGCAGCAAAGTAACCGATTTCAGCCCGCTTGCCGAAATATATGGTCAGCTTGAGGAAAAAGATTTCGAACTTGGAGACGCATAATTTAGTTCCATTTCAATTTAAAAAATCCGGCTTTTAATATTTGAATCTGTGTTAAATTTTATCCATATACCGTATCACTATATTTTTCTAAAATATAGTGATACATCTTTTGTAATCATATTTATATAAATCAAAATTATATTTTGTAAAACTAATGCTATAATACTTTATTATGATTAGAGTTATTATTTTTGCATTTCTTACCGGTCTTTCGCTGATTCTGGGTGTAATTATCGGCACCTCTTTTAAAATAAAACAAAAAGTAATTGCAGCAATTATGGCATTTGGTGCTGGCGTTATGATATGCGCCTTGACTTTCGGCCTCATGGAAGATGCTTTTAAATTCGGAGGATTTGATGCAATAATTATAGGATTTTTAATCGGAGGCATTGTATTTATTGCCGGTGATTTTTTAATTCATCTTTTGGGGGGACGGCACTATAAAAAGAAAAAACCTTTTAAAGCTATCCGTGAGACAAATGGAAAAGCAATAGTTTTTGGAGCGCTTCTTGACGGAATACCGGAGTCCATCACTTTGGGCATAGCGCTGCTGGATCAGAATGGTATCGGAATATTGATGGTGGCTGCGATTTTTTTATCTAATTTGCCTGAGAGTTTGTCTTCAGTAGATGATCTTGAAAAAGAAGGATTATCAAAAAAGAAGATTTATATAATGTGGCTTATAGTTAGTATGGTTGTAACAATAACAACTATCTTAAGCTACTTTTTTTTAAAAAATCTGA
Above is a window of Actinomycetota bacterium DNA encoding:
- a CDS encoding ZIP family zinc transporter gives rise to the protein MIRVIIFAFLTGLSLILGVIIGTSFKIKQKVIAAIMAFGAGVMICALTFGLMEDAFKFGGFDAIIIGFLIGGIVFIAGDFLIHLLGGRHYKKKKPFKAIRETNGKAIVFGALLDGIPESITLGIALLDQNGIGILMVAAIFLSNLPESLSSVDDLEKEGLSKKKIYIMWLIVSMVVTITTILSYFFLKNLNTNILGIILSFAAGSILAMLADSMIPEAYEEGGYLIGFLTILGFLTAFILYKGT